One window of the Devosia sp. 2618 genome contains the following:
- a CDS encoding AAA family ATPase translates to MKLTALRLHNVKRFGGRGVAIEGIGEGVNVLTAANEHGKSTSFEALHALFFQPHTSTSKIVQLLRPYSGGNPLVEADIVTDAGAFRLTKQFYGGKRASVLDLASGRLVAQADEAEAFISELTRGGSAGPAGLLWVRQGVTGMERRSNSEEESDKRVRETLLTSVQGEVEALTGGRRMAEILAACEEELFRLVTATLRPKAGGRYAAAIEERERLSAEEARLKAEVEGLRAALDKRRLVRARLAEIEQADEQAARKAAIAGAEAAFESAKTHSDALKIAEAEAALALHRHDAAKTALDDYTAATQRHHALELRLGDAQQRRDVALQRRTALVADSQQARTAIEAAEANEREQRDLLARLDAALRSRDAAEKLAQLRARLDKAELARASVEDGQAALAANAIPAAEIDKLQALEVELVRLRAAQAATLPTVRVDYEPGSPVAISAAGTALDGGKDLSFANALRLDIAGVGTLTLRSNRPAQADAAIEQADARHAKLLASMGVESLAAARQRQAETQAKSAELDLARQRLADLAPEGVARLQAEIAQLVTATGDGLELKGDPSQVRQAHAAAEQAMLTTRNSARELQPLLDQASSAVVETETALAALVSELAGLDATLGPKPDRAARQAGLTQDQADRHAHHSAAVARALELRQSAHDLAAAEAALRRVRSVQDAAMQEAGQLRETLADLNGAISARADGAVEEVWQETVDLLAAASSAVARFETEVAVLDRLRRGLVAARSAARDLYLKPVVTELRPLLGLLFDDISIVFDEDTLLPQTVRRKGQDEDVDRLSGGMREQLSILTRLAFARLLARDGRPAPVILDDALVYSDDDRIERMFDALHQQSRDQQILVFSCRQRAFSKLGGNVLQMRDWVPPA, encoded by the coding sequence ATGAAACTCACTGCGCTGCGCCTCCACAATGTCAAACGCTTCGGCGGACGCGGCGTCGCCATTGAAGGCATTGGCGAAGGCGTCAATGTGCTGACGGCCGCCAACGAACACGGCAAGTCCACATCCTTTGAAGCGCTGCACGCCCTGTTCTTTCAGCCCCACACCAGCACGTCCAAAATCGTGCAATTGCTGCGCCCCTATAGCGGCGGCAATCCGCTGGTCGAGGCCGATATTGTCACCGATGCGGGCGCCTTCCGGTTGACCAAGCAATTCTATGGCGGCAAGCGCGCCAGCGTGCTTGATCTGGCCAGCGGTCGCCTCGTGGCGCAGGCCGACGAAGCCGAAGCTTTTATCAGCGAATTGACGCGCGGCGGCAGCGCGGGGCCGGCCGGCCTGCTCTGGGTGCGCCAGGGCGTTACCGGCATGGAGCGCCGCAGCAATAGCGAAGAAGAAAGCGACAAGCGCGTCCGCGAAACCCTGTTGACCTCGGTGCAGGGGGAAGTTGAAGCCCTCACCGGCGGCCGCCGCATGGCCGAGATCCTCGCCGCCTGCGAAGAAGAACTGTTCCGTCTGGTCACTGCCACCCTGCGCCCCAAGGCCGGTGGCCGCTATGCAGCCGCCATCGAGGAACGCGAACGGCTATCTGCCGAGGAAGCCAGGCTCAAGGCTGAAGTCGAAGGCCTCCGCGCCGCGCTGGACAAGCGCCGTCTGGTTCGCGCCCGGCTCGCCGAAATCGAGCAGGCCGACGAACAGGCCGCGCGCAAGGCCGCCATTGCTGGCGCTGAAGCCGCCTTTGAGTCCGCCAAAACCCACAGCGACGCCCTCAAGATCGCCGAGGCCGAAGCGGCCCTCGCGCTGCATCGCCATGACGCGGCCAAAACCGCCTTGGACGACTACACTGCTGCCACGCAACGCCATCACGCACTCGAACTCCGTCTCGGCGACGCCCAGCAACGGCGTGACGTGGCCTTGCAGCGCCGCACCGCGCTCGTCGCCGATAGCCAACAGGCCCGCACCGCCATTGAGGCCGCCGAAGCCAATGAACGCGAGCAGCGCGACCTGCTGGCCCGCCTCGACGCCGCCCTCCGCTCCCGCGATGCCGCCGAAAAACTCGCCCAACTCCGTGCCCGGCTGGATAAGGCCGAACTTGCTCGTGCCAGCGTCGAAGATGGTCAGGCGGCCTTGGCGGCCAACGCCATCCCCGCCGCCGAGATCGACAAGTTGCAGGCCCTCGAAGTCGAGCTGGTCCGCCTCCGCGCCGCCCAGGCCGCAACGCTGCCGACCGTGCGCGTCGACTACGAACCCGGTTCCCCTGTCGCGATCAGCGCCGCGGGAACAGCGCTTGATGGCGGCAAAGACCTCAGCTTTGCCAATGCCTTGCGCCTCGATATCGCTGGCGTCGGTACGCTCACCCTGCGCTCCAATCGTCCCGCACAGGCCGATGCCGCCATCGAACAGGCCGATGCCCGCCACGCCAAATTGCTGGCTAGCATGGGCGTCGAAAGTCTTGCCGCCGCCCGCCAGCGACAGGCCGAGACCCAGGCCAAATCCGCAGAGCTCGACCTCGCCCGCCAACGCCTTGCCGACCTTGCCCCCGAAGGCGTCGCCCGCCTGCAGGCCGAGATCGCGCAGCTTGTCACGGCGACCGGCGACGGCCTCGAACTCAAGGGCGATCCCTCTCAGGTCCGGCAGGCCCACGCCGCTGCCGAACAGGCCATGCTGACCACCCGCAACAGCGCCCGCGAACTGCAGCCACTGCTCGATCAGGCATCAAGCGCCGTGGTCGAAACTGAAACCGCGCTTGCCGCGCTGGTCTCCGAACTGGCCGGCCTCGACGCGACGCTTGGCCCCAAGCCCGACCGTGCCGCCCGACAGGCAGGCCTCACGCAAGACCAGGCCGATCGTCACGCCCACCACAGCGCGGCCGTCGCGCGCGCCCTTGAACTGCGCCAGTCTGCCCACGATCTTGCTGCCGCCGAAGCCGCCTTGCGCCGCGTTCGCTCGGTGCAGGATGCCGCCATGCAGGAAGCCGGTCAGCTGCGCGAAACGCTGGCTGACCTCAATGGCGCCATCAGCGCCCGTGCCGATGGCGCGGTGGAAGAAGTCTGGCAGGAAACCGTCGATCTGCTCGCCGCCGCATCGTCTGCCGTTGCGCGCTTTGAAACCGAAGTCGCCGTGCTGGACCGTTTGCGCCGGGGCCTCGTCGCCGCCCGCTCTGCCGCCCGCGACCTTTATCTCAAGCCCGTCGTCACCGAGCTGCGCCCGCTGCTTGGCCTGTTGTTTGACGACATTTCCATCGTCTTTGACGAGGATACGCTGCTGCCCCAAACCGTGCGTCGCAAGGGGCAGGACGAGGATGTTGATCGCCTCAGCGGCGGCATGCGCGAGCAATTGTCGATCCTCACCCGCCTCGCCTTCGCCCGCCTGCTGGCGCG
- a CDS encoding DNA repair exonuclease, translating to MFRFVHTSDLHLGKRFGNLPEDLRGRLREARHGSITRIAAQARTHGATVILVAGDTFDTETPTPTILRQALAEMGHHAPLLWVILPGNHDSLLADQLWDAARATLPPNVILATNTDLIDLAPGVVLLPAPCTARRPGRDLTAWMDGAATPAGSLRIGLAHGAIQQFSEDAAASDVIAPNRATLAGLDYLALGDWHGQIAVNDRTWYSGAPEPDRFKHDKPGSALLVTFDGPGAPPQVTPVETASFVWRTLPLDLLSTEDGVANLDALLPPALQRRQTLLQVVASGRARLAGHTALVSAIEHLSHDFAHLELNTTDLATDCEISDLDLIDRAGALRDTADALLAESDDAYRSADERDIAREALVRLFSYCEKVAP from the coding sequence ATGTTCCGTTTTGTTCACACCTCTGATTTGCATCTGGGAAAACGCTTCGGCAATCTGCCTGAAGATTTGCGCGGCCGTCTGCGCGAGGCGCGCCATGGCTCCATCACCCGCATTGCGGCGCAGGCGCGAACACACGGCGCCACCGTCATCCTAGTGGCCGGCGACACTTTCGATACCGAAACCCCGACCCCGACAATCCTGCGGCAGGCTTTGGCCGAAATGGGCCATCACGCACCGCTGCTCTGGGTCATCCTGCCCGGCAATCACGATAGCCTCCTGGCCGACCAACTCTGGGACGCTGCCCGCGCCACGCTGCCGCCCAATGTGATCCTCGCCACCAATACCGACCTGATCGACCTCGCCCCCGGCGTTGTGCTCTTGCCCGCGCCCTGCACCGCCCGTCGCCCCGGCCGCGACCTGACCGCCTGGATGGACGGAGCCGCCACACCCGCCGGTTCGCTGCGCATTGGCCTCGCCCATGGCGCGATCCAGCAATTTAGCGAAGACGCCGCCGCCTCCGACGTCATCGCGCCCAACCGCGCCACGCTGGCCGGGCTCGACTATCTGGCGCTGGGCGATTGGCATGGCCAGATCGCCGTCAACGACCGCACCTGGTATAGCGGCGCGCCCGAACCCGACCGTTTCAAGCATGACAAGCCCGGCTCGGCCCTGTTGGTCACCTTCGACGGCCCCGGCGCGCCACCACAGGTAACACCCGTCGAAACCGCCAGCTTTGTTTGGCGCACCCTGCCGCTGGATCTGCTTTCGACAGAAGATGGCGTCGCCAATCTCGATGCCCTGTTGCCGCCCGCGCTGCAGCGCCGCCAGACCCTGCTGCAGGTCGTGGCCAGTGGCCGCGCCCGCCTTGCCGGACACACGGCGCTGGTTTCGGCCATCGAGCATCTGTCACACGACTTTGCCCACCTCGAACTCAACACCACCGACCTCGCCACCGACTGCGAAATCAGCGATCTGGACTTGATCGACCGTGCCGGTGCCCTGCGCGACACCGCAGACGCCCTACTGGCCGAAAGCGACGACGCCTACCGTTCCGCCGACGAACGTGACATCGCCCGCGAAGCACTGGTGCGGCTGTTCAGCTATTGCGAGAAAGTGGCGCCATGA
- a CDS encoding hydroxyacid dehydrogenase, translating into MATTTKPLIISAPEPRSIDLIFTDVAKEALYDRYRIVEVEQHKVDELPEETLAEARYILGQPPLSPELLARLQNLRCVLNVESNLINNMPYETLFQRGIHVVTTGAVFAEPVAEIGLGMALDLARGISQSDAAFRTGTELWGGDGNSTARLLSGAEVGIIGFGDLGRTLNRLLTGFRCTIRVFDPWLPPSILTDHGVVPSSLDTVLTQSDFIFVMAAVTAENKSFLDAEAFASMRKGANFILLSRADVVDFDALLAAVRSGHIQAATDVFPEEPLAADHPARSVPGLLLSAHRAGALDIAFKRMGDMVLEDMTLMDRGLPPMRCKRAERETVARMRSKPVDRN; encoded by the coding sequence ATGGCGACCACCACAAAGCCGCTGATCATCAGCGCGCCTGAGCCGCGCAGCATTGATCTGATCTTCACCGACGTAGCCAAAGAGGCGCTCTACGACCGCTATCGGATCGTTGAAGTCGAGCAGCACAAGGTCGACGAACTGCCCGAGGAAACGCTGGCGGAAGCGCGCTATATTCTGGGCCAGCCACCGTTATCGCCTGAGCTTTTGGCTCGGCTGCAAAACCTGCGCTGCGTGCTCAATGTCGAGAGTAACCTGATCAACAACATGCCCTATGAGACGTTGTTTCAGCGCGGCATTCATGTGGTGACGACGGGCGCGGTGTTTGCCGAACCGGTAGCCGAGATCGGGCTGGGCATGGCGCTCGATCTGGCGCGCGGCATCAGCCAGTCGGACGCGGCGTTTCGTACCGGCACCGAACTGTGGGGCGGCGATGGCAATAGCACGGCGCGACTGCTGAGCGGGGCCGAGGTTGGCATTATCGGCTTTGGCGATCTGGGGCGGACGCTCAACCGATTGCTCACCGGCTTCCGTTGCACCATCCGCGTGTTCGACCCCTGGTTGCCACCGAGCATTTTGACCGATCATGGCGTTGTTCCGTCGTCGCTGGACACGGTGCTCACCCAGAGCGACTTCATCTTCGTAATGGCGGCGGTGACGGCGGAGAACAAGTCGTTCCTCGATGCCGAGGCCTTTGCCAGCATGCGGAAGGGCGCCAATTTCATCCTGCTCAGCCGGGCCGATGTGGTGGATTTCGATGCGCTGCTGGCGGCGGTGCGGAGTGGCCATATTCAGGCGGCGACCGACGTATTTCCCGAGGAACCGCTGGCGGCAGATCATCCGGCGCGCAGCGTGCCGGGCTTGTTGCTGTCGGCGCATCGGGCAGGTGCGCTTGATATCGCGTTCAAGCGGATGGGCGACATGGTGCTCGAAGACATGACGCTGATGGATCGCGGTCTGCCGCCGATGCGCTGCAAGCGGGCCGAGCGCGAAACCGTGGCGCGGATGCGCTCGAAACCGGTCGATCGCAATTGA
- a CDS encoding LacI family DNA-binding transcriptional regulator, producing the protein MVTIKDVARRAEVSFTTVSHVINKSRPVSEETAERVFAAIAELGYVPSGVARALQSNRTRTIGMIVTTTTNPFFGEVIRGVERVCFKHGYALMICNTDDVASQLVVYLQALLIKRVDAIVVMTSNASPEFFDHVGQVKRVPLVAIDAPPGSVGSVFSDDSIAGGRIVAEFLADRGFTNIAVVTGPEQHPRMRDRLTGFQAALAERAIALPPGWMVRTDISMDGGLEATRAILSSGRPRPQAIFALSDIMAIGVLHGLHEAGLRVPEDVSVVGYDDIAFAAHTLPPLTTICQPSVDMGGRAAEAIISHLEANTPLPKAVQLPPELMVRDSVGFIAHPA; encoded by the coding sequence ATGGTCACCATCAAGGACGTCGCGCGCCGGGCCGAGGTGTCCTTCACCACCGTCTCGCACGTCATCAACAAGTCGCGCCCTGTCAGCGAAGAAACTGCCGAGCGCGTCTTCGCCGCCATTGCCGAGCTGGGCTATGTGCCGTCCGGCGTGGCGCGGGCGCTGCAATCGAACCGCACGCGCACCATCGGCATGATCGTCACCACCACGACCAACCCGTTTTTCGGCGAGGTCATCCGGGGTGTCGAGCGCGTCTGCTTCAAGCATGGCTATGCGCTGATGATCTGCAATACAGATGATGTGGCCAGCCAGTTGGTGGTCTATCTGCAGGCCCTCTTGATCAAGCGTGTTGACGCCATCGTGGTGATGACCTCCAACGCCAGCCCAGAGTTTTTCGATCATGTCGGGCAGGTCAAGCGCGTGCCGCTGGTCGCCATCGATGCGCCGCCCGGCTCTGTCGGCTCGGTGTTTTCCGACGATTCTATCGCCGGTGGCCGCATCGTTGCCGAATTCCTCGCCGACCGTGGTTTCACCAATATCGCTGTCGTCACCGGACCCGAACAGCACCCCCGCATGCGTGATCGCCTGACCGGTTTTCAGGCTGCGCTCGCCGAACGCGCCATCGCGCTGCCGCCCGGCTGGATGGTGCGTACCGATATCAGCATGGACGGCGGACTCGAAGCCACCCGCGCCATTCTGTCATCGGGGCGGCCGCGCCCGCAGGCCATCTTTGCCCTCAGCGACATCATGGCCATCGGCGTGCTGCATGGTCTGCATGAGGCGGGTCTGCGCGTGCCCGAAGATGTGTCGGTGGTGGGCTATGACGATATCGCTTTTGCCGCGCATACCCTGCCGCCGCTGACCACCATCTGCCAGCCATCGGTCGATATGGGCGGGCGTGCTGCGGAGGCCATCATCAGCCATCTCGAGGCCAACACGCCGCTGCCCAAGGCGGTTCAGCTGCCGCCCGAATTGATGGTGCGCGACTCCGTTGGGTTCATCGCGCACCCTGCCTGA
- a CDS encoding ABC transporter permease, translated as MSTTPTTTKRNPGLFTLVQRFAPLIFLLALIVIFTALKPTFIDPINVFNIMRQISITGLIALGMTFVILTAGIDLSVGSLLAFCGMVAAIVAKGGTANSMSLSAGAGQGFGWFAALLAAVVVGAIAGGAQGVAITRLKVPPFVVTLGGLTIWRGLTLTLSNGGPISGFDASMRWFGTGLIGPVPVPVIIFAVAAVLCHIVLRYTRYGRAVYAVGGNAEAARLSGIRVDRILVSVYVIVGFFAGLAAFVLAARLNSAEAVAGMGYELTVISAVVIGGTSLFGGIGSVGGTVVGAALIGVLQNGLQFNNVSSYTQSIVIGLILIIAVAFDRWLKSKAGT; from the coding sequence ATGAGCACCACCCCGACCACCACCAAGCGCAATCCGGGCCTGTTCACACTGGTGCAGCGCTTTGCGCCGCTGATCTTCCTTCTGGCTCTGATCGTCATCTTCACGGCCCTAAAGCCCACCTTCATCGACCCGATCAACGTCTTCAACATCATGCGCCAGATTTCGATCACTGGGCTGATCGCGTTGGGCATGACCTTCGTCATTCTGACCGCCGGCATTGATCTCAGCGTCGGCTCGCTGCTCGCCTTCTGCGGCATGGTTGCGGCCATCGTCGCCAAGGGCGGCACGGCAAACTCCATGTCGCTATCGGCCGGTGCAGGGCAGGGCTTTGGCTGGTTCGCCGCGCTGTTGGCAGCTGTCGTCGTCGGCGCTATCGCCGGCGGCGCACAGGGCGTCGCCATCACCCGACTCAAGGTGCCGCCATTCGTCGTGACGCTGGGCGGTCTCACCATCTGGCGCGGCCTGACGCTGACGCTGTCCAATGGCGGCCCGATCTCGGGTTTCGATGCCTCAATGCGCTGGTTCGGTACGGGCCTTATTGGCCCGGTGCCGGTGCCGGTCATCATCTTCGCCGTCGCCGCCGTGCTCTGCCACATCGTGCTGCGCTACACGCGCTATGGCCGCGCCGTTTATGCGGTGGGCGGCAATGCCGAGGCCGCGCGTCTGTCTGGGATTCGCGTCGACCGCATCCTGGTCTCGGTCTATGTCATCGTCGGCTTTTTCGCCGGTCTTGCAGCTTTCGTCCTCGCCGCACGGCTCAATTCTGCAGAAGCGGTGGCGGGCATGGGCTATGAGCTGACAGTCATCTCGGCTGTGGTCATCGGCGGCACATCGCTGTTTGGCGGCATTGGCAGCGTCGGCGGCACCGTGGTTGGCGCTGCGCTGATCGGCGTGTTGCAAAACGGGCTGCAGTTCAACAATGTCTCCTCCTACACCCAGAGCATTGTCATTGGCCTGATCCTGATCATAGCCGTTGCATTCGACCGCTGGCTGAAGTCAAAAGCGGGCACCTGA
- a CDS encoding sugar ABC transporter ATP-binding protein has protein sequence MVVSSGTVVSDSQKLLEVTGVSKHFSGVTALSDVTLDVRRGEILGLLGENGAGKSTLLKILSGVQPPSSGTITFGGEPYSPTSPNAAKAAGIVTIYQELSLIPTLTVAENIFIGRAPLNGLGFVDWRAMREQAATIIGRVNLNIPTDTPVSALSVAEQQLVEIARALSLESRLIIMDEPTSALTETEVQQLLGIMQQLRSEGVSIMFVTHRLEEASAVCDRVTVLRDGKLVGSLTRQENGIPIPPIIEMMVGRAASDLYSRTTDIHQAGEVLLTIRGLRTTPDPDAPHAIVLQGIDLDVRRGEILGIAGLVGSGRTELARAIFGADTIAAGTMTLDGAAYAPAGPADAIEAGIGLVPEDRKHQAIFPALSIRSNFSSAILKKLSNGVGFMNERQERDDLEDYKRQLSIRLATQEQRIDGLSGGNQQKVILARWLARDPKLLIVDEPTRGVDVGAKAEVHQILVELASRGIAIIVISSELPEVLAVSDRIVTMREGRLTGEVPAQEATQERLMALMALGQKQEELA, from the coding sequence ATGGTCGTCTCCAGCGGAACCGTCGTGTCCGATAGCCAGAAGCTGTTGGAAGTCACGGGCGTCTCAAAACACTTTTCCGGCGTCACCGCCCTCAGCGACGTCACGCTCGACGTGCGGCGCGGCGAAATCCTCGGCCTGCTCGGCGAGAACGGCGCTGGCAAATCCACGCTGCTCAAAATCCTCTCCGGCGTGCAGCCGCCGTCGAGCGGCACCATCACCTTTGGCGGCGAGCCCTATAGCCCCACCAGCCCCAACGCGGCCAAGGCGGCGGGAATCGTCACCATCTATCAGGAACTCAGCCTGATCCCGACCCTGACGGTGGCTGAAAACATCTTTATCGGCCGCGCGCCGCTCAATGGCCTGGGCTTTGTCGATTGGCGCGCCATGCGCGAACAGGCCGCCACCATTATCGGCCGCGTCAATCTCAACATCCCCACCGATACGCCGGTGTCCGCGCTCTCGGTGGCCGAACAGCAACTGGTCGAAATCGCGCGCGCCCTGTCGCTCGAAAGCCGCCTCATCATTATGGATGAGCCCACCTCGGCGCTCACCGAGACCGAAGTGCAGCAATTGCTCGGCATCATGCAGCAGCTGCGCAGCGAAGGCGTCTCGATCATGTTCGTGACCCATCGGCTCGAAGAAGCCTCGGCGGTCTGCGATCGGGTGACGGTGCTGCGCGACGGCAAGCTGGTCGGTTCGCTGACGCGGCAGGAAAATGGCATTCCCATTCCCCCGATCATTGAAATGATGGTGGGTCGCGCCGCTTCCGATCTCTATTCCCGCACCACCGACATTCATCAGGCCGGCGAAGTGCTGCTGACCATTCGCGGCCTGCGCACCACGCCCGATCCAGACGCGCCCCATGCCATCGTTCTGCAGGGTATTGATCTCGATGTACGCCGCGGCGAAATCCTCGGCATTGCTGGACTGGTCGGCTCCGGTCGAACCGAACTGGCCCGTGCCATCTTCGGCGCCGATACCATTGCCGCCGGAACTATGACACTCGATGGTGCCGCCTATGCGCCCGCTGGTCCTGCCGACGCCATCGAAGCGGGCATTGGCCTTGTCCCCGAAGACCGCAAGCATCAGGCGATTTTCCCGGCACTCAGCATTCGCAGCAATTTCTCCTCGGCGATCCTCAAGAAACTGTCCAACGGCGTTGGCTTCATGAATGAGCGGCAGGAGCGCGACGATCTGGAAGACTACAAACGCCAGCTCAGCATCCGCCTCGCCACCCAGGAACAGCGCATCGATGGCCTCTCGGGCGGCAATCAGCAAAAGGTCATTCTGGCCCGATGGCTGGCGCGCGATCCAAAGCTTCTGATCGTCGATGAGCCCACGCGCGGTGTCGATGTTGGCGCCAAGGCCGAGGTCCACCAGATCCTTGTCGAACTCGCCTCACGCGGCATCGCGATCATCGTGATTTCATCCGAACTCCCCGAGGTTCTGGCGGTCAGCGATCGCATCGTCACCATGCGCGAAGGGCGGTTAACCGGCGAGGTTCCGGCACAGGAGGCGACACAGGAAAGGTTGATGGCATTGATGGCACTTGGACAAAAGCAGGAAGAATTGGCATGA
- a CDS encoding substrate-binding domain-containing protein yields the protein MDRRSFLMSTVALGALAVAAPAALAQDKLTILGSVPSLGFPFFVHMLNQIKDEAATQDVNLIESDGQNSAPKQTADVEAAIVQKVNAIVIAPLDVNALAPAVEQAVQAGIPVVTVDRRVDGVEGVLAHVGADNVKGGEAEAQAVVDAFPNGAKVFHLQGQPGAGPAIDRNLGVHNVIDPIKDKYQIVFEQTANFARAEALSVTEAGLASAGKPDAIICANDDMALGAAEACAARGFTDVKIYGFDALPEALAAVRDGLLAGTVEQFPGEQARTAVRIALDFARNGTKPAEPLVLLTPIVISKDNLDKAERIGEAG from the coding sequence ATGGATAGACGCAGTTTTCTGATGTCTACGGTGGCGCTTGGTGCGCTTGCCGTTGCCGCGCCTGCTGCCCTGGCACAGGACAAACTAACGATCCTGGGCTCGGTGCCGAGCCTTGGCTTCCCGTTCTTCGTCCACATGCTCAACCAGATCAAGGACGAGGCAGCCACCCAAGACGTCAACCTGATCGAGAGCGACGGTCAGAACTCCGCACCCAAGCAGACCGCCGACGTCGAAGCGGCCATCGTGCAGAAGGTCAATGCCATCGTCATCGCGCCGCTCGATGTGAACGCGCTGGCGCCAGCCGTCGAACAGGCTGTGCAGGCCGGTATTCCCGTGGTCACGGTTGACCGTCGCGTCGATGGTGTCGAAGGCGTGCTCGCCCATGTGGGCGCCGACAACGTCAAGGGCGGCGAAGCCGAGGCCCAGGCCGTGGTAGATGCTTTCCCCAATGGCGCCAAGGTGTTCCACCTGCAGGGCCAGCCCGGCGCCGGTCCCGCCATCGACCGCAACCTCGGCGTCCACAACGTCATCGACCCGATCAAGGACAAGTACCAGATCGTCTTCGAACAGACGGCAAACTTCGCCCGCGCTGAAGCCCTTTCGGTCACCGAGGCGGGCCTGGCGTCTGCCGGCAAGCCGGACGCCATCATCTGCGCCAATGACGATATGGCCCTCGGCGCTGCCGAAGCCTGCGCCGCGCGTGGCTTTACCGACGTCAAGATCTATGGCTTTGACGCCCTGCCAGAAGCTTTGGCCGCTGTTCGCGATGGCCTTCTGGCCGGCACGGTCGAGCAGTTCCCCGGCGAACAGGCCCGTACCGCCGTTCGCATCGCGCTCGACTTTGCCCGCAATGGCACCAAGCCTGCCGAGCCACTCGTGCTGCTGACGCCAATCGTCATCAGCAAGGACAATCTCGACAAGGCCGAACGCATCGGCGAAGCCGGCTAG
- a CDS encoding FadR/GntR family transcriptional regulator, with protein MSDYFQNASSLHTHLLNEIGKAIATGAYPEGTVLPREAELQEQFQASRQTVREAIKVLSAKGMVYARKRAGTFVQQRDKWNLLDPDVLGWHATGAIPHEILADFVEMRRLIEPAAARLAAQHATDGDVERIRVALKDMQDFVSDTEHFYEADIEFHMAIFSASKNRVIDRISAILRPLLEASFKLQSEANRSEGLDAGYDLHEAVYLAISAHDGEKARSAMEHLLERAMKEI; from the coding sequence ATGTCGGATTACTTTCAGAACGCCAGCAGTCTGCACACTCATCTGCTCAATGAGATCGGCAAGGCCATTGCCACCGGGGCTTATCCGGAGGGGACCGTGCTACCGCGCGAGGCGGAGTTGCAGGAGCAGTTTCAGGCGAGCAGGCAGACGGTGCGCGAGGCGATCAAGGTGCTGTCGGCCAAGGGCATGGTTTATGCCCGCAAGCGTGCCGGCACCTTTGTGCAGCAGCGGGACAAGTGGAACCTGCTCGATCCAGACGTGCTGGGCTGGCACGCAACTGGGGCCATTCCGCACGAAATACTGGCCGATTTCGTCGAGATGCGCCGCCTGATCGAACCGGCTGCGGCGCGATTGGCAGCGCAGCATGCGACCGATGGCGATGTGGAGCGAATCCGCGTTGCGCTCAAGGACATGCAAGATTTTGTGTCGGACACCGAGCACTTTTATGAGGCCGACATCGAGTTCCATATGGCTATTTTTTCGGCCAGCAAGAACCGTGTCATCGACAGGATCAGCGCCATTCTGCGGCCGCTGCTGGAGGCCAGCTTCAAGCTGCAGAGCGAAGCCAATCGGTCCGAGGGGCTCGATGCGGGCTATGATCTGCACGAGGCGGTCTATCTCGCGATCTCGGCCCATGATGGCGAAAAGGCGCGATCAGCCATGGAGCATCTGCTTGAGCGCGCCATGAAGGAAATTTAG